One Xiphophorus maculatus strain JP 163 A chromosome 23, X_maculatus-5.0-male, whole genome shotgun sequence genomic window, ACAATTATGGTGactacataataataattagactTTCTAGATGCTAACCAATTGGTAACCATTTCAGAATGCAGCGGTGGAACTAGAACTGTGTAGTTTGATCAGATGAGACTCAAGTCCCTTTCAGATAATAGTTCCAGAGTGAATATTCACCTCCAGAAGGCTGTTTTAGTTTGCGTTGACCTTTCACGTCATAAGTCATCTGCCTGTTCTGCTTGCTTTCATAGCATGCAGCTGGAGTTGTGGAACCAAAGGGACACGTCTTGCAGGTTGCAACATTCATTGATAGTCTTGAGTAAAATAGCCATAAAGCAAATCTTCACTGGACTCAGCTCAGTGTTTTGACCCTCATGCAGGTTGCTTTCATGCATTCAATGCTTTAAATCCAACCAAAGTTGTTCACCATCTTTGAAATGATATCTACATCAGATTCTGCTGATGAACATATTTCACAGATCAAACTGACAGGAAGGTCCTGATATGCTGCCACTATGTTTACGCCTGCagactctgctgctgcagtctTCATTTTAAGTGTGACATAGTGAAATGACACATTGTACAATCCATATAGCTGTTGACAAGGTTACAGGTCTGGAACCTCCTGAGAATCAGCTTCTATTGTTTTCTAACTCAGATTATCACTCTAGACCACAGATTTGTCTTTCTAACAAAATTAGTACACAACACCATCCATTCtcagaaacagcttttttttttttcatctgttcaGGTAACTGGTCATGTCACGGTCCCTGCAGCGAGCTGAGATTCTGTTCAGAAGTACTTTTAATCCCAGTTTGAAGTGTCTGTTCCATGTTCCAAGtcaagatgaagaggaggaaaaccTTGTTGTGGCTCACAACCTTGTGTCGCGCTCCTCTGCACGTCTGCAGCGAATGCAGCAGCATCTTCTGACGGTGGTGTTGCAGGGCCCACCGGTGGGAGGGGGCCAGATGGGATCCTTACCAGTGAGTTCAAGCAAATATCTGCCACTTTCTGTTTTAACTATGATTGAGTCACATTGAAAGTAGGGTCTGAGGGTGGGCTGTTCCATCTGAAGGTGGTCTTTTTGTCCTGTCGTCCTCTCTCCTCTAGGGGCAGTACAGAGCTCTGTGGAGGCTCTTTGAGCAGCGatctctgctgcttttcatACATGAGTACACCAGAAGGCTTCGTCTGTCAACAGCTTTCGTATTCAGACTGAAACACTTGTTGCAGCATCAGCTCAGGGAACTTCACTTAATGCAAACTCAGGTCACAGGAAAACAGAACCCTTAAAACACTCTTCTCTTTCAGCTGTGGGTGGATGGAAAGATGGAGGGATGGACTGTTTGCTCTGTCGGaattatagttttttgttttacaacaaGGCAGTTCTctcttttactgttttatttctctgttttctgagTGAGGCAAAATGTTCTCAATCTGAGAGTACTTAAagactttcattttaaaagttagtGGTTACTGAGAGAAATGAGCAACATTTATGATTActgatttaaatatgttttaagacattttttttgttcttttgatgaACTTAATATTATGATTTCATTGGAAAAAATGTTATGATACTTTGCCAGATTGCCCACTCCCACTGCGCCATAGCAACTGATTTTACATCCTGATGAATTGCATTCTTGTCCACTGACCAGTATGACTGTAAAGGGAGGTAAAAGTAGCAAGTCTGCCAGAGCTGGACAGACTCTGTATGCTGCATCCTGTAGGATTTCATTTAGCTGTGAATGGTGTTATAGCTGCATTACATGAAAGTATTCACAAGTGCAAACtactcttttgttgtttttttaaaagaaaggtattgaagtaaaaaaaatctattagtAGAAGACTATGTGTGCATTTCCTGACCTTTGTGGGGATGTATGACTAACAAACCTCTAGTGTTTCAGAAGCTACTCTCAACCATTGTCGCTTTCTTTTCAGGTCCTGCCTGGCTCACCTTCATCCAGAATCAGCCTTGTCTCTCTAAGTCAGGAATTCCGACTTCATCTGAACCACTGGAGTTTCTTCACCAGCCGAGTCCATTCTGACCACTATCTGAGACAGGCACTAGTTTCACACACCAAAATGCTGGAGGAGATGAAACAGACTCTAAACCTACTTGGTCTACAGCTTTTGTTCCTAATGGAGCAATGTGTATATGGTATTCTGTCTGTTATTGGGAAGACTGAATTGGACTTGGTACCCAGAGATGTTCTGGAGGACATTTTATCAGGAACAGACCTGTACAGTCAGGCTGTGGAGGAGCACAAAGTCCAGCTGAGGATGTTGGTTTTGCAGGAGGCACATAAATCCAAATTCTTTAGCAGTCTTCCAAAGTTTATAAGACAGCGTGCTTCTGCTGTGTCAGTCAGAAGTCTAATGAGTGTCTTGGCTGTCCATCGGGCAGAAATGATTGCCAGACTACTGGACCTCTGGATTTCTGAGGAGAGCTGTCATGTTTGCAAGGTTCACTGCACTCACCAAACATTCTGTGACGACTTCAGGAGTCCAGAGTCTGAATGCAGTTGTAGCTTTCCCAAGTGGACCTGGGAACAGCTGTGGCAGACATATCTGACTTCCTTTCCTCTTCTCGTCAGTATTCAGCCTTCTGTGCAGATGTTGTCACAGAAATACTCCCCTATTTACAGCCCTAATCGCTCCTTGCAGAGTTCTGGTTTAGAAATTCAACTGCCTGTGTTGGTGAAACTGTCTTCTTtccaaaataaagaagaaagctCAAGAAAAACCAGAACCAGCCAGAGCCAAACATGCATACCTCAGTCTGGACTCACTCAGTTCAGTGCAGAGGCAGCTCAGTCTAACCTGGAAGGTTTAGGAAACTGTGACTGTCCTTCACCCTCTGTAGCCACCTCCCATCATGCCTCAGCCCTGCCTCCTCCTCAGCTGGACCAGTCCTCTGTAGAACCACTGTTTCAGGTCCTCATGAGCTCCACTGACCTGTTGGCTCCACTGGCACTTCAAAGGCCAACATCAGAAGAAGCAGCTGCTCAGCTCGTCTCGGTCTCAGCTCCTGGTGTGGCTGCTTGGAAGGCTGGATCAGTCGGTGTAACTGCAGCATCTCAGTTCAAGATGTTCAGCCAGCAGAACGTCGTTGGGACCAACACACAGGACTGGACCCGGGTCAAAACGACATCGGGAGCAGATGCTCCAGAAAGGTAGGGACAGCATGAGCAGGAAAATGATTGCTGCTTGTGCCATTGTTTGGCTGTTTTAGAAAACagtcacactttttcttttttgtggacTTCTGTCATTTTCCACTGGCAATGACTAAAGTTAATGATTGAAAGGCGCCTGATCCTGTGGTCATCCGTTCTGCACTGCAGGCTAGTTTACATCGGCATTCTGTTCATGATAGTTTTCCTTGGCTTCTCACAGGTTAATGATGAAGagactgtttttgcttttcagttCTGGTGTTGTGAAGGATGAAGACTTGAGGAGAGGTGGCAGAGATGGAACAAGGTTAAGCACTGTGGAGCCAGAGTGTGTTGGTGGGCCTCACTCTGTGCAGTGGATGGACATGGGTCGATCAGTTCTCCTTGCTGATCTTCTCCAACTCTATCAGTCTCAGCTGTTGGTCTTCTGCACTAATGCTCTGCGGCTTAAActccacacagcagcagcaggaaacgCTGCAGGCAGCATCAACCTTCAAGATGATCATAGGAGCTTCCAGACCTTGCACAGTGTTACTCATGCTTTAGAGACAGGTAACCTGCACATTTCCTCTCAGCCCACTGTGTTGCACACACATTGCTGTGTATTTTTGGAGTTTTCAGAAGCCTGCACTACTGTCCTTTTATGATATTGGTCAGAGTGTCTATTTCTGCAAAATGCAGGTCATCTCAGGCTAGTTTTCTGAATAGATGATGTGCCAGGTGGTGTTAAAGACGTCCAAATGTCTTCCCCCAGGCTTGTGATATGAGAGATCAAAGACGAGACGGCAAGTTAAAATTAACCAAACtttaagaaaatgcaaaacatatttttcagagATCAGACAGAAAAATGCATCCATAGACTCAATCAGATCTGGTTTCCATTCTACCTGCAGCCTTATATATTTAAGCCACACCTTAAGCTGCACAACAAACACTTCTGGAATATACTGTAGTAGCACTGTCTGCTCGCATAACCAATGGTTTGTGTTACTTTCAACAGTGTCAGTTTATCAGTCCTACTTTCTAATAAGGAATTGTTGCTTCCAACAATAGCTCCAGGTGCAGGCCCAGCCTGGTTGGGTCTACCTGACCAGGACAGGAATGTGCACATAATATTCCACAAGCGCCATGATATTATTATAGCAGATCACTCAATTAGTTAATATAAGCTTGAATACCTGCTGATAAAGGAGCCAATCTAGAGATGATTATTGGATTATAAGCTCACCTTTCACCCAACACCAGTAAATTGTACAGATTACAGACATTCAGAAATCGTCACAATCATCTCCCAGCAACTCCATCAGCAAAGGATGACAGTGACCAGCTAACCTGACACCATGAATAGTAAAACATTCATCCAGGATGTTAAAGTGGGGTACAGTGTGACTAGAGAAGTGTCTTATAAACTCAGTCTATTTAGTTGAGCAAGAGAAATATTAATCCATTAAATCCTACAATTCTTAAGTATTAGATCTAcgacaaatatttgaaatttcatttattcttaatgtcttattttaattgttcatgTTTGTGTTGAAACAGATACTATcacataaacagtttttcatttgaaactaatgaaaattatttcttattcCATTTCCCAGCTTTAAATCTGACCTTTTTCCTTCACcaccttgttttctttcaacattcTGGGTCATTCCATAAACCCTTCAAAAAACAGGTCCCACAAACAACGTATTccacaaaccaacacaaaatattctTTCTGAATACCACAGGGTTCCTTCTggttatttaaattaatattatacTCAATTGCACTTAAATATTTAGACTCTTAGTGTTTATCATCTTTACAGTATTTCTAACAGTATTTCACCCAACAGCCTTCATAAGTTTTTTCTGTCCATGTTAAGTTTGCTAAAGATCACATGGACAGTTAGGATGTCTGCCTACTGATGGTGTAGCTCCAGTGGAACAGTTCAGTCCTGTAGACTCCATAGAGAGCGCACCCAACTGTGCTACACCAAGCAAAACTGAAACTATTTGATAGTGTAAATCTGTAAGAACGAAGAATACAGTCACATTTCAGCCACGTAAACATGCTAGTGGAACTGTTTGGTTGGACTAGGCCAGAATGGATTTGATGGATCTGTAGATACTAGCAGGACTAGTTCACTGAAAATATGTTAttagtcagaattctgaaattaatacaacattttagaagtaaaaaaataaagaaactaatGGGAAATGTAGCTAAATAACATTCCTTAAACATGATTTGAAGCTCTGATTTTGGAAGAGTGAAGTCCTCATATCGCCCTCCTTTCTTAAGCCATCTGGTATCTTAGCTGGTACTAAGAAAATTACTCACAAATGCTCAACATCAAGAGTGCAATGAAGAATGGCATATCAAGTCAAACTGGCTGTCTCACTTTCCTAACTGTGAATTCCTTGACTACTTTAGGGAATCAAGTCACATGCACTCAGAAATATGTTGGTTAAACTACTGCTGGAAGATGAAGACTGTAGTAGAGTTCATATTGTCTGTTAGGATTTCAGGCTtgtgttctgttctgtttctgtgaAAAGTGAGTATTTACAAAACAGAACGTATTTTGTTCTGTGTATTTTAGGTCTGTTTCCAAAGGCATTCCGAACCATACTGGAACACTTCAGGATGTATTTGTTTGTGCAGTCAGCACACGCCCACTGGGACTCTGGTTAGTGCTGCACTCACAATCTAATGGTCCCAACCAGTCAGTTAGCACATCTCAAACATCAActgcaaagtgctttacatattTCAATGTACAGGGAAATAACAACAAGCTTCCTTCACCCCATACTCACACAAAGATGGATAGATATTGCATTCACTATAGATATTGCTATGCCAACTATAATTGCCTTATTGgcaattatacaaaaatatatttgtgtttttgctgttaaacATATTATTAACTAAATAGTAAAGTTGATACCAATTAGATAGTTAATGAAAAGTTGAGATCAGatgagaataaatgaaaaataattttttggaaACCTCTTAGAAAtaaacagcagataaacagGCAAAGTATAAAACCCAAAaagattcaataaaaatataaatttatgttaaaaattgAGGTTAAAGATTTGATACAAAGAAATGTCTTGAGTCTGCCTTTAAAACTTCGAATACTGCCAGCTGCCGTCAGGCTGCTCCCATGTGGCTCTTCAGTAATCTGAGGGGTCAGATCTGAGGAGTTTGACGAAGCAGCCAAACACCTGAAGTTTGACCACTTAAAGCATTAACAAAACAgtgacactttttaaaatccagtCCTTAAAGTAGGAAGCCAGTAAAGAGACCTATAAATTACAATGCCAGCTGTCTATCTAGTCAAAAAGCATGCTGCTGATCTTTTCATTATTTGCTGTGATAAAGTGTACTTTATCATGCAATACAAGAGTGTTATGATAACTGTTTTGCTGTTAATAAAACATGGATCAGAGTTCTTGCATTGACTTGGGAGATAAATGGTATAATTTTGCAATGTGTGTTTAAACAGCTACATAAAAATTAGATATGCTGTCAAATATACTAAATCAAAAAAGACTTGAATTTAGCACATACAGCAGAGGTATATCTAGGGTGAGTATTTCATGCACAAACTGAGTATATTATTTGCCATAACTTTATCTACTAGATGGCAGCAAAGTGATTCCATGTTGACCCTTGGTGTGTGTTGACTTTGCCTCACCAGGCATTAGTGGTAAATAGACACATGATTGGCTCTAAGAGGTCTCTCTTGTAAATGAGACATTGATGTGCCTTATGCCTACAGACCAGCAGTTGTGTTTTGTCCTAGCTGAGACGTAATATCAAAATGTGCGTCATCTGTATTGCTGTTTAAATGCATCGGTGTTATCTTGTCAGGCTGATGTGTCCCAGGAGAGGAACAGTCAAACAAAGAATCTCCCTCACCTTGTAAAGTCTTAGAACACTGCGGGATCATTTCACTCAATAAATCTCATCAAATACATTAGAAAGCTTTCACAGCATTACAGCTGTTTTCCTCAGGTGTTTTGGACCTGTAGAAAATCTGCAGCAGACCTGCCGGTCAGAGACTGTCAAACCTCACCACTTGTAGAAAAAGTCCGATTTTCTTTGGGGGTTGAGTGGTTGTACTCAGATGAGgttaaaccaaacattttgctgcTCGATGAATCTGATGTAAGTTGCCATGTTGATAGATGCATGTGAGTCCTGCTGTGATGATGTGCCACAttggtatgtgtgtgtgtgtgggtgtgtgtgtgcgtgtgtgtgcgtgtgtgggtgtgtgtgtctcatCAGTGGCATGCAGAGGTTTGGGTTCAGCCCTGAAGGATAAATGTGTCAGAAATGAGAGCAGCAGCTTTGCAGCAGCAACTTCAAACGAAGAGGGACGTGTCCTGATATCGCAGACAATGGCACacttcctccagctcctccctcCACTGCTGTCGTCTCTGTGTTGTTGCCAGTCAAACAGCTCAATGTGTGGTAAGACAATCAGGAAGGAAAAAGGTTGCTCCCCTGCATGTTCACAAACGTTATTCTTTTATTAGCAgaatttctttcatgtttttgcttCTAAAGGTGCCATATtatgtaaaactgacttttttgatctttacatcatgctataatgctataatccctcatcaaaaacatacctgcagagttgctttgactctttcatgcatgtttgagaaatccttgaatctcatTTGGCAACCATCTAGGTTGAAGCTGAAGCTTCAACTGGTGGATACTGAAGGAGCTGCAGTATCCAGCAGAgattccgcctcacagagcaaccctcctccaccactccccaactcagctccttcagactagcggcagcagcaattaaacacctggtggaactgttcatctgcttagctcattataggaactacttttcagtgaaatgctgcaaaaaacGATGTTAGAGCATAGGAGCATCATAGGAGCATTACTGTGATGTCTTCCTTCAGGTGGCATATGGGaaagaacaggagcttcttaaagaaacagaggcccaatttcaatttcaagacattaatttgtgaaatcaaatttcttttaagtcatatttcatatatatggcatttttataacagctgaaggtGACAGGTACTTGACAGTGCCATTTTATGGCACATTGTGCCATAAACACACAATGAAACACATAATATTGCCCCTTCAGCTTTTCATGGGAAGTAACCAGAAATCTACTAGAGATGTTGGTTATTAATCTAAAAGGATGAACTTTAATTTATCTGTGAAACTAAGACAGCCTGtgacttttaaagaaattgGTAATTCTTCTAACATCAGTTATTTATGGctaatggttttgttttttaaggatttaacttttttatttttgccattctGATCCATTGTGTTTAGAGTCCTCCTAGAAAGAAGCATTTTTCCCACCCAAgttaaataaacccaaagcaacTTCAAACACTGTCTCTTCAAGGGTATTTATCCTTCTCCCTTCAGAATCTTTTGGCCTCCTCCTGCCCAGCTGTGTACTGCAGAGATGGACTGTTGGTTTGCTGTTTGCTTCGATCCAAATCTCTACAGTCTGGATCATGTCCAAAGCAAACCAGTTCCTTTCTTCATGGAGTCCTAATAAGTTCCTCCTTGTCACCCAGGGAGATCTCAGAGTAAGCTGCTCAGTGATTTCAAAAACCTTGTTTCCACTATTGGTTTTCAATAATTAGACAATTATTGAATTCAGTTGCACACTTTACCCTATAAGTGTAGTTTGTTGAGAATAATTTGTATGTTAGGGTTTTTTTCACCAAAGTTTAGTAAACTTTATATTCGAATAATTATTAAacctgaaaagaaaatcatgacATGTAAAGATAAAATCCTGGTCAGTAGTCACCAGCTGTGCTCTTTCTCACCGTCATCTTTATCTGTCTTGCCTGTATACAGTACTGCCAACACAACTGAGCACAATAAAGGTTCACATTTACAGCATAATTCATTTACAAAAGTTTCCATTACAACTGAACTACTGCCAATAAATAGAGTAGAGTTTAATGTTTGACTTTATTCACTCCAAACTATTCAAAGATTCAAACCACTCTGAACATCCTTTAGTTTTGGACTAAAGGAAATGTACACCATAGCATTCTACATCTATAGAGACAGAGGAGATGAGGGAAATATCCGCTCAGCCGCCCACTAACCTGACACCAACACTTTCCTAACTCCACCAAAGAAGTCAGCCACCGTTATCCTAAGCAGAACTACACTGATCTCTGCTCAGATGCCAACCTAGTCTTTGCTAACCAGCTCCATGAGTAGGTCGCTTTGGACTTTCAAAATTGACTGAGACATGTTCCCATCTTCAGATCACAAGTAAATTTATGGAACATTGAGCAGACCCACAGAAGTAGAATATGAAAACTATTAAACAAAGATAACCTAAAATATTCTGACAACATATCATCAGAAAGCCATTATTAATGCTGCTGCTACAGCAGCATTAATAATGTTTGCAGGAGAGAATGTTCAGTTGAAAATGTTATGCCAAGCAATGTGTGCATAAACACCAACTACTAAACCAGATCAAACTGTTGACACCTAAAGACTTTTCTTGTATTCATTCACAAGATATTGCCCTGTTTTTCTGTCCTGGAATTAGTTTGACGagtaaagacaaacaaatactTATGAGTTTTTTAGCAATGATCAGCTGTATAAAGTGTATGTGATCCAAAAATTATCAGTTTGTTTAGTTGctgtaaaactgctgttttgtCTTTAGATGTTGATGGAGAGCCTGGATAAGACAATTGGTCAGACAAAGTCCCTACTCCTGAGTTCAGACTGTGACCATCATCCCACTCTGCAGAGCCACAGTCAGCATCTACAGAGGCACCAACTGGAAGCTCTTGATCGGGCTGCATGTGAGCTGCAGGTGAGTCTGTGTAGGACAGTTTGATTCATTGATGATGCTTGGTCCAGTGTTACTGCTGTCTTTCCTTTGTTCATGTGAGAGTATCTGTTGTTTTCTACAATGTTCCTTTCATAGCTGATTCTTTAGACCATTTTTCTTACTGTTTCGTGGCTGTGTCCAGTACATGCTGAGTTTGATAGTAATCTGACATGCTTTATCCTTGaacttataaataactttaattttttcctgttcACACATCAggattttataatattttgacTCCCACTGAATGCATACTTGTTTCAAATGACAGTGGTCCCTAAGATGCTTTTAATTCGAGTTGAACTAGACCTGTGGATCCTAAACTGGGTCAAAATACCAAACAAGTGTTAGCATTAGGACTGGTCTCACCCAACAGAACCTTGAActatttcatttgaaatgtcTAAGGTATGTAAACAGACTGGATTTTAATCAAACACAAACCTACCTCACTATTCACCCCGATTAAGCTATAAACCCAAAAACTAGAAAGCAATAGGAATAAGCTGGCTTTAAAATAGTAGATATCttgattgtatttttaatgaagGAACCTGGGACTCAATTATTTCTGGCTATATATAAGGGAGGCCAAAGACGAatttattcaaagtaaaattCTCAGCAGATTCTATCTCACTCCATCTAGACTTCATAAAATGGGTCTAGATAAAGACATCCTGTGATGGAAAGTCAAGAAGAAAAAGGTGCTGTCTTGCATGCTTTGTGGGAGGGTTCAAGTCTCTCCATTTTGGAGCATTGTGTTATCATTCATGGGGGTTTTAAATGACCTGAATCACCAAGACTGTTGTTATTGGGGACAGAGGCAAGGTGCCACAGTTTTCAGAGTATGAAATGCTGGACTTGTGACTTGTGTTCACCTTATTTTAATGCTATTGAAAGAACCCCAGACTCCAACCCTCAaaatgtggagagaaaaactgattgaaaattcAGCATGTGAGATGATGCTTGGAATATTAAATGGCAGAAATGAGGTTGTGACGGAACAGTGGGACAGTCTTCATTCTTATGTCTACAATGTTGTAACTCTGAATTACTTCATGGACTGAAGCATCTTATGgtgcatttattaatttataactGTGTTATTGTCCCTTCActgtcttttaattttttaaaaatataataaaagccttacaaacttttttcaaaagttaGACTAAGATTTTTATAAATAGATAATCTAAGTTTTTCTAGTTTCCAATGCTCCAATGTGGGGAAAAAGACTTGCCTACTATTCAAGCAGGTTGAAGGGTAATACTTAAAAACCTTTATAAAATGTAAGATGGAATTGTTATAAATGTGTAGAaaccttgcaaaaatattacgATCAGTGTAGAAGCCCATTAACATTGTTTCcaaatataaatgtgttaaaactgttttctttacatgttAGAAATGAGGTTATGCAAAGCAAATCATTTTGATGGATCTGATCTCGACATTCTGCTCCACCAGGCGTTCTCTTCTATGGTGCTGAGCAACTTCTCGACTGACTGCAAGCGGATGTCTGGAGAGATCTTTGAACGCACCATGCCGTCTGCAGGATACTGGAGGCCGAGCCAGAGGACGGGTACGCATGCCAGAGTCGTACTGATGGGCCGAGCCGGGCTCAGCAGGCTGGATCAGTTCCACATGTCTAGAGCAACTGGTTGCTATTTGTGTTTGGGCATCATTGAGTCATCACCATAGTAACCAGTTGCTACAGTGCTTGGTCTTCATTTCTTTAGACGAGTGAGTGGAGGTCGGTGCTCTTCCAATCTTTGATTCCCTTTTAAACTGTTCTTCATTTCAGTCTTTATGCTGATTGTTTTGCTCTGatcttttattgaaatatatttcaTGCAATTCATCCCTTCTCCATCAATtgaccattttaaaataaataaattcattgtaAAAAAGTGATGAAGCCAACTGTGGACATCAGGTTGATTTAATGGCCTGATCTGTAATATTTCAGCAGTAGAATCATGAGACTCATGGAAAGCAGCTATCAGACAGAAGCACTGCTGAAGGAGAAGAACTTCAGCAGTTATGTGTCAACCACTTCCATTCTTTCTGATCATCTCTACCCCTATGCAATGCTGACAATAACATGCTTTGC contains:
- the ccdc142 gene encoding coiled-coil domain-containing protein 142 isoform X3, producing the protein MSRSLQRAEILFRSTFNPSLKCLFHVPSQDEEEENLVVAHNLVSRSSARLQRMQQHLLTVVLQGPPVGGGQMGSLPVLPGSPSSRISLVSLSQEFRLHLNHWSFFTSRVHSDHYLRQALVSHTKMLEEMKQTLNLLGLQLLFLMEQCVYGILSVIGKTELDLVPRDVLEDILSGTDLYSQAVEEHKVQLRMLVLQEAHKSKFFSSLPKFIRQRASAVSVRSLMSVLAVHRAEMIARLLDLWISEESCHVCKVHCTHQTFCDDFRSPESECSCSFPKWTWEQLWQTYLTSFPLLVSIQPSVQMLSQKYSPIYSPNRSLQSSGLEIQLPVLVKLSSFQNKEESSRKTRTSQSQTCIPQSGLTQFSAEAAQSNLEGLGNCDCPSPSVATSHHASALPPPQLDQSSVEPLFQVLMSSTDLLAPLALQRPTSEEAAAQLVSVSAPGVAAWKAGSVGVTAASQFKMFSQQNVVGTNTQDWTRVKTTSGADAPESSGVVKDEDLRRGGRDGTRLSTVEPECVGGPHSVQWMDMGRSVLLADLLQLYQSQLLVFCTNALRLKLHTAAAGNAAGSINLQDDHRSFQTLHSVTHALETGLFPKAFRTILEHFRMYLFVQSAHAHWDSVACRGLGSALKDKCVRNESSSFAAATSNEEGRVLISQTMAHFLQLLPPLLSSLCCCQSNSSMCESFGLLLPSCVLQRWTVGLLFASIQISTVWIMSKANQFLSSWSPNKFLLVTQGDLRMLMESLDKTIGQTKSLLLSSDCDHHPTLQSHSQHLQRHQLEALDRAACELQAFSSMVLSNFSTDCKRMSGEIFERTMPSAGYWRPSQRTGFPRNPSEYASLAAQTVIGQVLEAVAPLSEDAHVQALTVTMTAFMEAWMEHILRQKIKFSLQGALQLKEDFDSVREMIKSDKYDLSAELHQTLLSLSVFQQVDSALLCLLQQPQAKPYLQRPAWESFTRCCPVKGSRDSLDTAAVGSNITNLGCVEGEELTQSDQTVHPPVDTSRPAEPYLALSTVLGATHQEWLDLRVHSSTRRWRLPGLQCLSKMEP
- the ccdc142 gene encoding coiled-coil domain-containing protein 142 isoform X1, with amino-acid sequence MSRSLQRAEILFRSTFNPSLKCLFHVPSQDEEEENLVVAHNLVSRSSARLQRMQQHLLTVVLQGPPVGGGQMGSLPGQYRALWRLFEQRSLLLFIHEYTRRLRLSTAFVFRLKHLLQHQLRELHLMQTQVLPGSPSSRISLVSLSQEFRLHLNHWSFFTSRVHSDHYLRQALVSHTKMLEEMKQTLNLLGLQLLFLMEQCVYGILSVIGKTELDLVPRDVLEDILSGTDLYSQAVEEHKVQLRMLVLQEAHKSKFFSSLPKFIRQRASAVSVRSLMSVLAVHRAEMIARLLDLWISEESCHVCKVHCTHQTFCDDFRSPESECSCSFPKWTWEQLWQTYLTSFPLLVSIQPSVQMLSQKYSPIYSPNRSLQSSGLEIQLPVLVKLSSFQNKEESSRKTRTSQSQTCIPQSGLTQFSAEAAQSNLEGLGNCDCPSPSVATSHHASALPPPQLDQSSVEPLFQVLMSSTDLLAPLALQRPTSEEAAAQLVSVSAPGVAAWKAGSVGVTAASQFKMFSQQNVVGTNTQDWTRVKTTSGADAPESSGVVKDEDLRRGGRDGTRLSTVEPECVGGPHSVQWMDMGRSVLLADLLQLYQSQLLVFCTNALRLKLHTAAAGNAAGSINLQDDHRSFQTLHSVTHALETGLFPKAFRTILEHFRMYLFVQSAHAHWDSVACRGLGSALKDKCVRNESSSFAAATSNEEGRVLISQTMAHFLQLLPPLLSSLCCCQSNSSMCESFGLLLPSCVLQRWTVGLLFASIQISTVWIMSKANQFLSSWSPNKFLLVTQGDLRMLMESLDKTIGQTKSLLLSSDCDHHPTLQSHSQHLQRHQLEALDRAACELQAFSSMVLSNFSTDCKRMSGEIFERTMPSAGYWRPSQRTGFPRNPSEYASLAAQTVIGQVLEAVAPLSEDAHVQALTVTMTAFMEAWMEHILRQKIKFSLQGALQLKEDFDSVREMIKSDKYDLSAELHQTLLSLSVFQQVDSALLCLLQQPQAKPYLQRPAWESFTRCCPVKGSRDSLDTAAVGSNITNLGCVEGEELTQSDQTVHPPVDTSRPAEPYLALSTVLGATHQEWLDLRVHSSTRRWRLPGLQCLSKMEP
- the ccdc142 gene encoding coiled-coil domain-containing protein 142 isoform X2 — encoded protein: MSRSLQRAEILFRSTFNPSLKCLFHVPSQDEEEENLVVAHNLVSRSSARLQRMQQHLLTVVLQGPPVGGGQMGSLPGQYRALWRLFEQRSLLLFIHEYTRRLRLSTAFVFRLKHLLQHQLRELHLMQTQVLPGSPSSRISLVSLSQEFRLHLNHWSFFTSRVHSDHYLRQALVSHTKMLEEMKQTLNLLGLQLLFLMEQCVYGILSVIGKTELDLVPRDVLEDILSGTDLYSQAVEEHKVQLRMLVLQEAHKSKFFSSLPKFIRQRASAVSVRSLMSVLAVHRAEMIARLLDLWISEESCHVCKVHCTHQTFCDDFRSPESECSCSFPKWTWEQLWQTYLTSFPLLVSIQPSVQMLSQKYSPIYSPNRSLQSSGLEIQLPVLVKLSSFQNKEESSRKTRTSQSQTCIPQSGLTQFSAEAAQSNLEGLGNCDCPSPSVATSHHASALPPPQLDQSSVEPLFQVLMSSTDLLAPLALQRPTSEEAAAQLVSVSAPGVAAWKAGSVGVTAASQFKMFSQQNVVGTNTQDWTRVKTTSGADAPESSGVVKDEDLRRGGRDGTRLSTVEPECVGGPHSVQWMDMGRSVLLADLLQLYQSQLLVFCTNALRLKLHTAAAGNAAGSINLQDDHRSFQTLHSVTHALETVACRGLGSALKDKCVRNESSSFAAATSNEEGRVLISQTMAHFLQLLPPLLSSLCCCQSNSSMCESFGLLLPSCVLQRWTVGLLFASIQISTVWIMSKANQFLSSWSPNKFLLVTQGDLRMLMESLDKTIGQTKSLLLSSDCDHHPTLQSHSQHLQRHQLEALDRAACELQAFSSMVLSNFSTDCKRMSGEIFERTMPSAGYWRPSQRTGFPRNPSEYASLAAQTVIGQVLEAVAPLSEDAHVQALTVTMTAFMEAWMEHILRQKIKFSLQGALQLKEDFDSVREMIKSDKYDLSAELHQTLLSLSVFQQVDSALLCLLQQPQAKPYLQRPAWESFTRCCPVKGSRDSLDTAAVGSNITNLGCVEGEELTQSDQTVHPPVDTSRPAEPYLALSTVLGATHQEWLDLRVHSSTRRWRLPGLQCLSKMEP